The sequence ACTTATTCATATGTTGAAAGTTCTGCTCAGGTCTGGACGAACCCTGAATATTGTCCTTATgtgctttttcatttgttttttttacaaagatgaATAGTACACAGGTTTAGGGTCGGGTTGCAAAGTTTTTCCTTGCAACAGTTTTTCTTTGGATTTCCCatagtacaaaaataaataaaaaacaatttcaTTTTGGCTTTCAATTTGTCACTTTGGCTCAAtggctggatttttttttttttttttttaaagaaaagtttcTTTGCATACACTGTACATAAATACTGTACTTCTTAAAGTGAGTGTCCCTTGGTCACGTAATAGCACAAAGTTCCTTTATGAAGGAGCACTTTAAGATACATTAGATGCATAGGAAGGCACTTACAGTCTACACATTTTGGTGTGCATTAGAAGACCAACTCCTTTTGGTCTGAGTCTGAGGTGCAGAGGAGATACTGAGTTGAGGTGAATGGCTTTAGAATACTGCAAATTGTGTGTGCACACAGACCTATTGGTGATCGCCATTTATACATGTCATATGTCTTAGCTGGGTGAGTAGCGGTCGATGGTGCGGGCATCAGAGAGGGCCTGTGGAGGGGGCAGGGGTTGCCCCAGGATATCCATCTTGTCGTGGGTGAGGCCCAGGTGCTCCGAGGCCAGTTTGGAGAGCGGGTACAGGCTCTCTATGGCCTTGGCATCAGCTACCAGTTGCTGCTGTGCTTGGATGAGCAGCTCATTGGCCTTCTCCTGCTTCAGCCCCAGGTGCTCCGCTGTGTATTTACTCAGAGGATAGATGCCCTCTGCAAAGTCCAGCTTCACTTTCCCATCTGTGGTCAGGCCCCCTGCCGTCCCTCCACCGCTGTGCATCTTCATGTGGCTGATGAGATTGCGCTGCTGAGCGAACTTTCCCCCACACACCTGACATTCATACGGCTTCTCCCCAGAGTGGATGCGCATGTGCTCAGTGAGACGGTACTGGCGTGTGAAACGCATGCCGCAGGAATCGCAGGCGAAAGGTTTAAGGCCCAGGTGGCTGCGCATGTGGCGTGTCATGGTGCCGCGCTGTGTGAACTTCTTGCCACAGATGCTGCAGGGGTAAGGCCGCGTCAGCCAGTGGGTCTTCTCATGTTGGCGCAGAGTAGCTGGATCTTTGTAGGACTTTTCACAGCTAGAGCAGCGGTATGGTCGGATCATCTCCCCGATGCCTCCTGAGTTCAGTCCCTGGCCGGACTTGGTCTCCAGGTGGGGCAGACTGTTCAGAACGTTGCTGCTGTTGAGGCTCCCATAACCATTTGTGTTGCTGCTCATGTTTTTGGAGCTGCTGTTATTGCTATTTCCCATCTCCCCACCAGAGTTGCCGTACAGCTCCTCCTCTGTGTGCGTCTCCACATGTGCATTGAGCTGCTCTGAGCTCGGGAAGCCTTTGTCACAGGGGATGCAGACATACAGATTGTCTCCAAAGCTCTCCGGCTCATACGGCATGTGGAACCTCCCCATTGGTCCAGAAGGAGACGGACGGCCCTCACTGCTGCCTGTCTCCTCGGTGCCCGAACCACTCTTATCATCTGCTCCTTCACTCTCCTCCCCGGTCTTGTGATGGTTATGATGCTGATCTCCATTTTCACCACCGTCCTCTTCgtcctcatcctcatcttcatcttcacctgtgtATGACA comes from Amphiprion ocellaris isolate individual 3 ecotype Okinawa chromosome 7, ASM2253959v1, whole genome shotgun sequence and encodes:
- the hic1 gene encoding hypermethylated in cancer 1 protein isoform X2 yields the protein MLDAMEVPSHARDLLLQLNSQRTKGFLCDVIIVVQNALFRAHKNILAASSLYLKSLVVHDNLINLDHEMVSPGVFRVILDYIYTGRLSEGDPTSPTEPNLGAVLAAASYLQLLDLVALCKKKLRRNGKYPPRPGPAFLPYAKMGPSSMGLGSGGRYRISTPVIQSCPPGGILNNHAPRAPPLEELVPHRLAIHTGELYAPTSTQGSQVFPSLQSALPAQLGRSAHSERNCSPNFGLDLSKKSPTSQSQLTPSQTHLANTHNDEERDGTLSGRTSPMQGTNGRAFPSEKMESTDQTGSLTPPAFPHLSQPLGPHLPHLIRSGSQGTDRYPCPPSPDTPTEGGEAGREIGNIYRWVKHEPLSYTGEDEDEDEDEEDGGENGDQHHNHHKTGEESEGADDKSGSGTEETGSSEGRPSPSGPMGRFHMPYEPESFGDNLYVCIPCDKGFPSSEQLNAHVETHTEEELYGNSGGEMGNSNNSSSKNMSSNTNGYGSLNSSNVLNSLPHLETKSGQGLNSGGIGEMIRPYRCSSCEKSYKDPATLRQHEKTHWLTRPYPCSICGKKFTQRGTMTRHMRSHLGLKPFACDSCGMRFTRQYRLTEHMRIHSGEKPYECQVCGGKFAQQRNLISHMKMHSGGGTAGGLTTDGKVKLDFAEGIYPLSKYTAEHLGLKQEKANELLIQAQQQLVADAKAIESLYPLSKLASEHLGLTHDKMDILGQPLPPPQALSDARTIDRYSPS